The proteins below are encoded in one region of Mycobacterium pseudokansasii:
- a CDS encoding SRPBCC family protein, with amino-acid sequence MVLDGGVAGISRSRTITAEPQAIWDILADFGALSSWAGGVDHSCVLNHGPGGGPVGTTRRVQVGSNALVERITEFEPPTRLAYDIEGLPPRLRKVANCWTLRPSGPGGAATVVSLTSTVEVGDGKPARMAEWVALRVLAKQSEAMLAGLAHRLENTHV; translated from the coding sequence ATGGTGTTGGATGGCGGAGTGGCAGGCATCAGTCGCAGCCGGACCATAACGGCCGAGCCGCAGGCGATTTGGGACATCCTGGCCGACTTCGGCGCCCTGAGTTCGTGGGCCGGCGGCGTCGACCATTCGTGTGTGTTGAACCACGGCCCGGGCGGCGGGCCCGTGGGCACCACCCGCCGGGTGCAGGTGGGCAGCAACGCGCTGGTGGAACGCATCACCGAGTTCGAGCCACCCACCAGACTGGCCTACGACATCGAGGGCCTGCCGCCGCGGCTACGCAAGGTCGCCAATTGCTGGACGCTGCGGCCCAGCGGCCCGGGCGGCGCCGCCACAGTGGTGAGCCTGACCAGCACGGTCGAGGTCGGCGACGGCAAGCCGGCACGGATGGCGGAATGGGTCGCGCTGCGCGTCCTGGCCAAGCAGTCCGAGGCGATGCTGGCCGGGCTGGCACACCGATTGGAGAACACGCATGTCTGA
- a CDS encoding cytochrome P450, translating to MRTGLYYDPYDVSIAADPYPTYARLRDEAPLYYNERYNFWALSRHSDVEKALSDWETFSNSRSDILELIQSKFDMPPGVMMFQDPPAHTRLRGVMSRVFTPRRMAELEDQIRAYCVRCLDPLVGSDGFDIIANLASMMPMRVIGMLLGIPESDQVSVRDANDANLRTKPGTPMRVANPGKIADGSIYADYIDWRAKNPSDDLMTALLNVEFEDEHGVTRKLTRTEVLHYTQVVAGAGNETTGRLIGWLAKVLAEHPDRRRDVAHDRSLLTRTVDETLRYEPTGPHVARYTLRDFACYDTTVPAHSAILLLFGAANRDPLRYQDPDTFNIRRDNISHLTFGKGVHYCLGANLARLEGRVALDELLNRWPEWDIDYDSLKLAPTSTVRGWERLRILLP from the coding sequence ATGAGAACCGGGCTCTACTACGACCCCTACGACGTCAGCATCGCCGCCGACCCCTACCCCACCTACGCCCGCCTGCGCGACGAGGCGCCGCTCTACTACAACGAGCGCTACAACTTCTGGGCGCTGTCACGGCACTCCGACGTCGAGAAGGCGCTGTCGGATTGGGAGACTTTCTCCAACAGCCGAAGCGACATCCTCGAACTGATCCAGTCCAAGTTCGACATGCCCCCCGGCGTGATGATGTTCCAGGACCCGCCGGCACACACGAGGCTGCGCGGCGTCATGTCGCGGGTCTTCACCCCGCGCCGGATGGCCGAGCTCGAAGACCAGATCCGGGCGTACTGCGTTCGCTGCCTGGATCCGCTGGTCGGCTCGGACGGCTTCGACATCATCGCCAACCTCGCTTCGATGATGCCGATGCGCGTCATCGGCATGCTGCTGGGCATCCCGGAGAGCGACCAGGTCAGCGTGCGCGACGCCAACGACGCGAACCTGCGCACCAAACCCGGCACGCCGATGAGGGTGGCCAATCCGGGCAAGATCGCCGACGGCAGCATCTACGCCGACTACATCGATTGGCGCGCCAAGAACCCCTCCGACGACCTGATGACCGCGCTGCTCAACGTCGAGTTCGAAGACGAGCACGGCGTGACAAGAAAGCTCACCCGCACCGAGGTGCTGCACTACACCCAGGTCGTCGCCGGCGCCGGCAACGAAACCACCGGCCGGCTGATCGGCTGGCTGGCCAAGGTGCTCGCCGAGCATCCCGACCGGCGCCGCGACGTCGCGCACGACCGGTCGCTGTTGACCCGCACCGTCGACGAGACGTTGCGCTACGAGCCCACCGGACCCCATGTCGCGCGCTACACCCTCCGCGACTTCGCGTGCTACGACACCACCGTGCCCGCCCACAGCGCCATCCTGCTGCTCTTCGGCGCCGCCAACCGAGACCCGTTGCGCTACCAGGATCCCGACACGTTCAACATCCGCCGCGACAACATCTCCCACCTCACGTTCGGCAAGGGGGTGCACTACTGCCTCGGCGCCAACCTGGCACGCCTGGAAGGCCGGGTCGCCCTCGACGAATTACTCAACCGCTGGCCCGAATGGGACATCGACTACGACAGCCTCAAGCTCGCGCCGACCTCCACGGTTCGCGGCTGGGAGCGGCTGCGCATCCTGCTACCCTGA